The following coding sequences are from one Musa acuminata AAA Group cultivar baxijiao chromosome BXJ2-4, Cavendish_Baxijiao_AAA, whole genome shotgun sequence window:
- the LOC135611307 gene encoding uncharacterized protein LOC135611307 → MSSIPKPMHHGRRLFELLEEQQEPFLLDVYLLEHGYSDRATRANDAAAFMCWPGSACRRLRRFGTNGFKRKRGGILRLLLDKVVYNKVVRKAWSWDGAVVGSGRWSIFGTLFEMKGKSNVVEFHRLSCSGGTEVDREDQCRAPSSSTQLSPVSVLELHSDEVEEEVSSISAHNWAAVEELLYGRCHDPKRANTKKHLYEPHHFVLDCLREVEGRLSTPHECSGPEKRGKNRDEEVLSYDNHGAALANLSRLIDSDFSKSGREWNHHQHEMTEVGTQIEHLIFEEIREETLVGILDCHCTLQRC, encoded by the exons ATGTCTTCCATTCCTAAGCCAATGCATCATGGCCGGAGGCTATTTGAGCTGCTGGAAGAGCAGCAAGAGCCTTTTCTTCTGGATGTCTATCTTTTGGAGCATGGGTACTCGGATAGAGCGACCAGAGCCAATGATGCTGCTGCATTCATGTGCTGGCCAGGGAGTGCTTGCAGAAGGCTAAGGAGGTTTGGCACCAATGGCTTCAAGAGGAAGAGAGGTGGGATTCTTAGGCTCCTGCTGGATAAGGTTGTCTACAACAAGGTCGTCAGGAAGGCTTGGAGTTGGGACGGTGCAGTCGTTGGCAGTGGAAGATGGAGCATCTTTGGAACGCTCTTCGAGATGAAAGGCAAATCCAACGTTGTGGAGTTCCACAGGCTATCATGTTCTGGTGGCACTGAAGTGGACAGGGAGGATCAGTGCAGGGCTCCGAGCTCCTCCACCCAGCTGAGCCCTGTGTCGGTGCTCGAACTGCACTCTGATGAAG TCGAGGAAGAGGTATCATCGATCTCAGCTCATAATTGGGCTGCCGTGGAGGAGCTCCTCTACGGCAGGTGCCATGATCCTAAGAGAGCCAACACAAAGAAGCACTTGTATGAACCCCACCACTTTGTGTTAGACTGCCTGAGGGAGGTGGAAGGAAGACTTTCGACTCCTCATGAATGCTCAGGTCCGGAGAAGAGAGGAAAGAACAGAGACGAGGAGGTGCTATCGTACGACAACCACGGAGCTGCTTTGGCTAACCTATCCCGATTGATCGACTCTGATTTCTCCAAGTCGGGGAGAGAGTGGAATCATCATCAGCATGAGATGACAGAGGTTGGGACTCAGATTGAGCACCTCATCTTCGAAGAGATCAGGGAAGAAACACTTGTTGGCATTCTAGATTGTCACTGTACATTGCAGAGATGTTGA